The genomic segment TTTTTTATGAAATGAGCAGTTCATGAATTAACTGGTGATATTCAAGAATTTAATAAGTATTTTATTTCTTGTACAGGAAATTTAATACATGATTTTCAGTCTAATAAAACTTGAATTGAAAACGTTTTTAATCATAAAATAATGTTAGAAATAATTACAATTATTAAAAAGTTTGATTTAGTTTATGACATAACTTCTCAAAAAGGAGATGTAATTTATTACTCAAATGAAGATTTTAAAGATTTAATGAGAAGTATACAAAAAACAGGCGATGCTAATTATAATCACCAAATTTTAACTGATGAAATACTTAACTCAATCCACGATACACCTAAAATAACTATGAAAAAAATTAATCTTGCACAAAAACCAGAAATAATAAAAATAATTGAACAAACATTCTCAAAGTACAATATTAAAGCAACCTGGTGATCTGTTGATGGTGTTGATTTAGTAATTGGTGAAACTAATAAATATAAAGGAATTTTAAATCTTTTAGATATTATCAATCAAGATACAAAGCAAAACTTGAAACCAAATAATGTTATTTATTTTGGAGATAGTCACAATGATATATCTGTTTTTGAAAATTTAAAATATTCTATTGCTGTTAAAGATGCAATGCCTGAAATCCTAGCAAAAGCATATGATGTTTCATGCGATTCTCACGATGGTGCTTTAGGGCATTACTTAGCTAAAATTTATCATAAGTAAATTAACTCTTAATAACAAAAAATTACTTTAAAAATAAAGTAATTTTTTTTGTTTTATTTAATTTAAATGTAAATCAATTTGCATAATAATATAGCTTAATGAAAATGTTCTTTCAAAGAAATTATGACTTAAAAAGTCTGTATCAATAATTATAGAATTATTGGGGTAATTAAATTTAAAAATTTTAGAGTGTGTACAAAATAAAAAAATATTTTCAACTTGAAATTTATTATATAATTGTTGAAAATAAAATTTAATTTCATCTGAACCACTACCACCAATAAAAAATAAGCATAAGTCTTTTTTAGAGATATTATCAAAAATTGATATCATGCTATTTAATTTATTCATGTAAACAACATTTATCCCTTTAGATAAAAGCATGATATTCATTAATTTAGCAACATCTGAAAAATAGTTTGTTGAAAAAATATAAATTTTATTAGCGTTTTTTATTAGATTAATTAAAGAGTTAAACTTCTCTTTTATAAGTTGAAAATCTCTAATAGTATTAATAGCATTAATTTCATTTTCTTTAAATAAACTATTTGAGTTATCAAAAATAGTGCTAATATTTTTATGACTTCGATCAATTATTTCAATTTGCATTTTTACGCTTAATTCTTTATATCCATTAAATCCTAAGTTTTTAGAAAACTTGGTAATCATTGATGGAGATACAAAACAAGAATTAGCTAAAGTTACTAAATTAGGTAATTCTTGTTTGTTCTTATAAAACTTTATTAGTTCACTTGAAATCTTTCAAGAAGTTGTTTTTTTAGTTTCACTACACATAGAAGCTATTTGATCTAATACTGAATGCATATATACCTCTTTATATTAATTAAAGCACAAATACATACTTATTTTAACTTAATAAACTACTGATTTTAGTAGCCACTAAATCAATTGCAACTTCATTGCCTTCTTTATAAGGAACAATTAAATCTGCATATTCAATGCTTGATCCAATAAAAGTATCATGCATTGGTTTAACTTCAGTTAAATACTGATGTATAACACTTTCAATAGTTCTATCTCTTTCAATCATATCTCTTTGTAATCTTCTGATAAATCTTAAATCATCTTCAGTTTTAATAAAAATTTTAATATCACCAAATTTTCTTATATCTTTAATAGCTAAAGTAAATATACCATCCAAAATAACTACATCACTTGGTTTATAAGTGATAAACTCTTCTGTTCTTGCAGAAGTTTTAAAATCATAGATTGGAACTTTAATTGGTTGATAATCTAATAATGCAGTTAAATCATTTGTTAACATTTCAACATCAACACTATTAGGGTGATCAAAGTTTATTTTTTTTCTTTCATCAAAAGTTAACTCACTAAAATCTTTATAATAATTATCCATTGATATATGAGTTACTGATTTATCTTTTAGTATTTCATTAGCTAATCTATGAGCTACAGTTGTTTTACCAGAAGCAGTACCACCAGCGATTAGTATTATTGTTACCTTCTTAGACATTTTTCCCCTTGTTTGTTTAAATTTATTAATATTTTAACAAGAAAAACCTAGCTAGACTAATAATAATGGTGATAATATTTGAATAATTAAAAAATAAACAAATGCTTTCATATCATGTTGTCTATTTTTTGTAATATATATTTTCAACAATTAGATTAGAAATTGTTTTAGTTCGTTCTTCTATTTCGACAAAACCAAACCTTTCAGTAGTTAATAAATTCTTATTGGCAGTATCACCAAAAATTAAAGTACATAGAGGATTGTTCCAATTAATAAAGTCTTTTCTTTTGACATCAAATTCACCATTTGAAATTTTTGAATTTTCTTTATTTTTATCTAAAATTAAATAGTTTCCTATTTTATCCATATATTCATCATGTTTATCATTTATTTCTTTTTCAGTTATATCACTATTTTGGTCTTTTAAATATTCGATTCATTTAGTTCCTTTAATAGATTTAGGCATTATATGTTCTAAAGAATTTTTTTCTCTTTTTATCTCTCAGTCATTAATTAAACTACTTTCAAGTCTTTTTAATAAAACCATTGCAATATTTTTGTCTTGCACTTTTTTAGTAATTAAAGAATTTTTAAATTGTTCCATTGTAGGAGTCTTATGATTGATGTTCTCCAATAGTAGTTTTTTTTGTTCTTTATTTTGGAATGTAAACGAATCTTCCTCATCCATCGCTAATCATTTTTTTACCATATTAGGTATTTGTTCTTGAATAGCTAAATTTGAAGTATCAAAAAAGTTCATAAATCTCAATAATTTTAAAATAGTTTTTTGTAATGATTGCCCAGGACCTCAAACTTGGACTAATGAAATTATTCATTTTTCAAATTCAAATAATGTATTCTTCATTAGTTTAGCTTTATCTTTATAGTTTATAGTTTTGCTATAAGAATCCCATTTATTCTTAGCGAATACGTCTACAATATAGAAAATTATGAGTAATAAAACATCTTTGTGAGCTATATTAGCAATATTATATCTAAGGGGAAATAATACGTCGTTTGAGTTATTCTCATAACTTTTTGATTCAAAAGACTTAGCTAAAGCAACATATTTCCCTATTTCTGAAACTATTTTTCTAAATTCATTAACATCTATGTTATTTTTATCTTCATAAATTTTTTTAAAATGTTTTAATATTGATTTTTTATTTTTACTTAAATTATTTTCTATTGGTTTAAAATTTAGCAATTTATATTCACAATAACTGAATAAAAATGTTTCTTGAACTTTTCTAATTGTGGCTTTATCTACTTTAAGATCATCAAAACTCATATGTTCATTAAAAATTTCTGTTATTTCAATTTCTTTTTCTAAAAAAATATTTTTATTGATTAAATTAAACAAAAAGTTTTTTATCATATCAAAAGATTCTAATTCTGTTCCTTTTGAGTTTAGAGTTTCGAAAATTTCCATTTCTTCTGCTGGAGTTTTGTTAAAATCAACACAAGAAATCAAAAATCTATACGCATATCTTTCATAAAAAAGATGTAATTCTTCTTGATTCAATGAAGATAATTCATCATGAATTACAAAATAGTTTTTAGCTGCTTGAGATTTACCTATTGTTTCAAAATTATTTATTTTATTGATTCTTTCACTGTAAGTAGAGTTGTCATTTAAAATAAATTCAATAGATTTATTTTCTAATTCATTACCTGTAACATTTTTGTACTTATTTTCATGTCCTTCACTCAAAAAAGTCAATTTTAAATCTTCAGGAATTTCTAAAATTTCTGATTCATAAGAATTTAGTTGTTTTTCTTTCCATAAATCAAAAATTACTCTAAAAATAATAAGAGAAGTAGTAACTCTTTGTTGACCATCAATTAAACGCACTATTCTTATTGGACTATTCTTTGTATTTCCTTCTATTGTGATTGCTATTGTCCCAAAATATTCGTCATCGATATTTTTACTTTTATTAATTATTCCAGTAACCAATTCTTTACAAGTTTCTTCATCTCATCTATACTTTCTTTGATAAGAAGGAATAAAGAAATTTATCTCAGGATTCAAAACAAAGGAACTAATATCAATTTTACCTAATTTAATAGAGGAGGTATCAGCTTCTTTATTTAAATCCGTTATTTCTTCTATAAAATGTTTTCTTTGATTTAAAATTTTTAATAAAACATCTTCATTAAAAGGCTCTTTTTGGAAATCTTCATTATCAAAAAAATCGATCAAAAATGATAAAACTAAATCAAAACATTTAATTAAATGAATAACATCAGTAAAACTTCTATTTACATTTATTTCGCTTGGATGACCATCGTCGTTTCTTCAATTTCTTAAATAATTAAAAGTCGAATAAATAACTTTGGGCATTGCAGTATTTTTTGAAATTCCAGATTCTTTTTTTTCTTCCGAATACAAACGACATATTTCATAAAATAATGTTTTTGATGTTTTTTCAAATGAGTCTAAGTAAATTTGTCTACTTTCTAAAATTCTATTCATTTTTGATTCTAAAATTTTTGATATTTCCATAGATATATTAACTGCTATATCTTCGTTTTCTATTATTATTTTCGACTCTATCATCTGCAATTCTTTATTCTCTTGATCTGATAAAAAATTATAAAATTTTTTAAATAATTTCTTTGGCATATTGCTTATTTTCTTTCTACATTAGAATTGAGTATTCTAATGGCTAATTCTTTTTGTGATTCATATTCCTCTATTGCCCCAGCAATTTTTGTGCTTGCTTTTTGTCTATAATTTTCTAAAAAAAGCATCATTAATTCTATTGTGTTTTGCTTGTAAGTTATTGTATACGTAACGATCGTAAAAATAAAATTCATTAAGGATTTTCAAATAAAAGAAGAAGGATTAGATCACATTATTACTTCTTTAATTCTTTTAATTATGTCATGTTCTATCAAAAATATTTCATAATTAGCACTATCTAAAAAATAAGTTGTTAATTCAAATTTTGCTTTTTTTGATGCAAATTCCATAAAAGTTTTAGAAGACACAACATCATCATCAATTTTAAAAACACCAAGAATGTAACCCACAATGAAATATTGTCGAAATGTGCTTTTAAATATTCCAGTTAGATCCCCATTAATATAAAACTTTTTATTATTTACATCATAATGAAAATGTAGAAATTTATCTTTAGTCTTATAACTATATAACTTTTCTATCATACTTTTTACACTCGTTTTAATTTTTCATCATTTAGGGTTTATTTGATTAATTTCTAAACCTGTAATGTTGGAAAATAGTTTATAAACTTCTTTTTCAAAATTATCTATTTTCATTTTTAATTTTCTCCTCAATTTTGGCTATTTTGTTAAAAATAGATACCAAGACGTTGACCACTATACTATTACCACTTTGCCTGTATAGCACACTTTCACCTAAATAATTATTTTTCTTATTATGAGATCGGTTTATTTTTTCTGCTACATCAGTGATTTTTTCAAAATCATCTTCTTCAAAACCCATTAGTAAAAAGCATTCCCTTGGCGTTAAAAGTCTAAAATTAGCTTTTTTAACATTTTTCTTTTCATCCACCCTGTTTTCTAAAATGGTTTTCTTCAAATTTATAACACCACCATTAGGATCTCTATCTTGTTTAGTAGTTATTGTTGAAGAAAAATAAGAATAAATTATATCTTCAAATTTAAATGTATTTTTCAAGTGCCTTTTAATACCTGTATTAATTTTTGAAGATAACATTCTGTTGTTCTCAAAGATTCTTCCTCTGCTCGGAGTTTTATTTGGTGTTGCTTTTATAGCTTCAATTTTATATTTAGGAATTGAATAATTTTCTTTTAATATTTCTAAAATATCTTTTTTAATTTTTACTTTCTCGCTTATGTCTGATGGTTTGTCAAACTCTTTAATCACTTTTCCAAGACTTATATTAAAAGTATCTATGAATTCGTTATCCACGTCTTTTCTAACACTTAAAGCAAATACTCTTTTTCTATTTTGAGGAATGCCATATTCGTTAGCCCCCAGAACATATGTTTGAGTATTATAACCAATTGAATGGAGAAAATTTAGTCATTCTTTATAATCATCTTTATGTCTTTCTGAAATCATGTTATTAACATTTTCTAGTAATAGGTATTTTGGTAATTTGTTTATCTCATTCAATTCTTTTAGAATTCTTTCTATTTCTCAAAGCAAACCCGACCTTGTACCACCATTTTTTTTCATCCCTTGGTTATTACCATGAAAACTTCCAGCAGTGGATAAATCTTGGCAAGGAAAAGAATATGTTAAGAGATCAAATTCTTTTACAGAATTAATAAGGTTTTGCCCTTTTATTTCTGTGATACTGCCTAGATTATTAGAGTTTATAATTGAACTATACAAATTCTCTCTAACTAAACGAGGTAATTTTAAAACTTGTTCTAATTTCATAGGAGTTTTAGAATCATTTGAAAGTGTAAACTTCGCTAAAAAAGAATTAATTATTTCTTCGTCTAGATTAGCAGCTATATTCAAGTTATTATGGTGTAAAGCATTATAAGAAATATTAGCCCATATATCTCATTCACTTGTTGCTACAATTTCATATTCTAAAATTTCATTTTTTTTCAGAATTTCCAGTGCTTTGTGTTGAGCTCCAATTCCCGAAAATGTTTCAAAGACTTTAATTTTTTGCATAAAAAAACTTCCTATCTAAGGAAGATAATATCTTTTTTTTTTTTTTTTCAAGAGATTCTTCACAATTAAGAAACTTTAAGTTTGTATAAAACTTTATTTTCTTTATTAGTTTTATTATTTTGCATAGACTCTCTTTTTTCAATGCTTTGAACTGTTCCGATAAATTTTCTTATTTTATCATTGAACAAGTTTACTGTTTCTTCAGATTGATAGAAAACAAAGTATCTATTTTTCGATAAATTTATTTTTTCAGGGTTTGAAAATTTTCATTCATCAGGCGATTCTCAAGAAAGTTCTCCAGTATTTTCAAAAAAATAGTTTGAGTGTTTAAAACTAGTTTGTTTAGTTAGCGAAGAAGCACAAATTACTCAATCACCTTTCGCCACTTCATAAATTCCTTTTACATTAGTGTTTCTCTTGAAATATTCTTTGGACTCAGTTAATAAAACAGTGTTAATTTGGTCATAAGTAAAATACATATTTTTTAATGAAAAAATATTTAATGGTTTAGAAAAAATATTTTCTATAGTTATCAAATCCTCATTTTTTAATTTAAATTTAATTAGGTATTGTAATTCCTTAATAAAATTATTATCTTTTCTAACTTTTTTTCAAATAACTTTTAAATTTTTTTCATTTGCTAATTCTTTATCCCTTTTAGAATTGTTACAAAAATTATAAATAAATAGTCTATCTTCTATTTTCTCAACGTCAATATTTTCTTGTTCAGTTATTTCAAGTCAACGATCTAAAATATTTGAAATATTATTTATAGCCATTCTAGATAAAACTAATGAAAATACTTCGTTTCCTTTTATAAAACTTTTTCCTTTTGAATATATCTTAAACGGTGAAAAATCTTCTCTGGTTTCATTTTCTAAAAACATCTCTTCATAATTATCAAAAGAATCTATTTTTGAAAATTCAGAAATAATATTATCAAAACTTTTATTTGATTCATATTTTTTTATTTTGTTAATTAAATCTTTTCTTGTCAAATATTCCATGTAAATATTTGAGCCATTAGGCAATAAAGTTTCTACTTTTAGCTCATTTTTTATTAAATCGCTTACTCTTATATTGTTATCTTTACTAAATGCTCTAAAGAGTAGGAATGGGTCGTATTTCTTATTGACATATAAATCAACATTATTAACAAAGTCATATATTTGTAATTTTTTATCAGGAGTCTTTCTTAAACCTCTTCCTAATTGTTGTAAATAAATCAGCAAAGAATTTGTAGGTCTTAAAAACATTATTCTATCTATGTTAGGTACATCAACACCTTCATTAAAAATATCTCTTACACACAAATAATTTATCTTCTTATTTTTAAAGTCACTTAATATTTTTTCTCTTTCAGATTTTGAATTTTCACTAGTTAGAACTTCACATCTTAAGTAATTATTGCAAAGATATTCTTTTAGTTTAATGGCATGATCAATAGATGAACAAAATAAAACAGTTGATGTATCTCGGTTATTTAATCCGATCATTTTTTTTATATTTTCTAAAACAAATTCATTTCTATTAGTAGAACTTAAAATTTTGCCCACTTTTTCATTTTTAACTAAGTCAATACCCGTTAAGTCAACAGTATCATCTTTAATAAAATAATAATCAAAAGGAGCTAAAAAATCTTTTAAAAGAGCTTCATACAAACCCATTTTATATGCGTATTCATGATTAAAATATTTTTTAATGTCTATTCCTTCAGTTCTTTCTGGTGTTGCAGTTAAACCGATTAGTGTTTTACAATTTTTGGAAAATACATCATAAACTTTTTTATAACTTGCTGCTTCTATATGGTGAACTTCATCAAATATAACTAAATCATATGCATAATTTTCTAACTCTTCTAAATTAAGTAAACAGGTTTGAAATGTAGTAAAGACATATTGCGTATTTTTTAAATCAGCAATTGTAGCTCTCTGATCATAAAACTCTCCAACCTCTTTTTTAAAACCTGGCATAACTTTTTCAAAAGTTTCCATACCTTGGTCTAAAATTTCTTTTTGGTGAGCTATAAACAATATTTTTAAAGGTCTATTGCTTTGATGGTATATATGTTCAAAATACTTTGCTACAACTAATGTTTTTCCAGTTCCCGTAGCCATAACAACCAAATGCTTATTTATTCCTGCATTTTCTCTTCTTATTATTGTGTTTATTGCTTCCTGCTGATAAGGAAAAAGTTGAATTGAATTGTTTTTCATGTCTAAATTGTTTAAAACAGAATCTTGTTCTTTTTCTTTAACTCTATTTATTTCATCAATAAAAATTTGTGCCGAAATCAGCTTATTTATGATTTCAGTATTCTCAATATCTATTAAATTGTTAGATCATAATTTATTAAATTCACTTAAAAAATTACTAAATATTTCTTTTTCTCTAAATTCACTTACTTTAATAGAATATTCATTTCCAAGCATAATTCCAGTTCTTGTAAAGTTGTTTGAACCAATGTATAAATTTCCAAAACCGCCCTCACGTAAAAAACAATACGCTTTCATGTGGATTCTTGAACCATTATTTTTGAAAGAATTTTCAATTTTTATATCAATTCTTTCTCTAAAATCTTTTTTTAATTCAACGAGTGTTTCTAATGACAAAAATTTTGAGCTACCATCAAAAGTTGTTGTAATTATTTTCACTTTTAATTCTTCATTGTTTGAAAGCCAATTTCTCAATTTATTAACCATGAATGAGCTAATAAATGGTGATATCATAAAAACATCACTAGAATATATGAATTCATCTTCAATATATTTAGCAAAAGAAACTATCAAATTATTAATACTCAATTCATCATTTATTGAACAATTTGCAAGATTCTGATTTTTATAGTTTGAAAAAATATTTTTGTTTCCTAAAATAGTATTAATATATTGTATTTTTTCTTCAATTGAACTAAATTTTTCAATTTCTTTTCCCAAATCATTTTGTATCTGATTTAAAATTCATCTGTCACTTTGATTTTTTAATTTTTGAATATTTTCATTTTGCACTATTTCATTTTCTTTTAACAAAATATCCTGTAATAATTTTTTCTTCATTTTTGACCATCTTTAATATCAGTTTATCATTTTTCAAGTTTTAAATCAGTTAAAAATGAGTTAATTTTGATAATTTATTTGATAATACTATTTTATTGAAGCAAAATAATGAA from the Entomoplasma ellychniae genome contains:
- the dcm gene encoding DNA (cytosine-5-)-methyltransferase; its protein translation is MQKIKVFETFSGIGAQHKALEILKKNEILEYEIVATSEWDIWANISYNALHHNNLNIAANLDEEIINSFLAKFTLSNDSKTPMKLEQVLKLPRLVRENLYSSIINSNNLGSITEIKGQNLINSVKEFDLLTYSFPCQDLSTAGSFHGNNQGMKKNGGTRSGLLWEIERILKELNEINKLPKYLLLENVNNMISERHKDDYKEWLNFLHSIGYNTQTYVLGANEYGIPQNRKRVFALSVRKDVDNEFIDTFNISLGKVIKEFDKPSDISEKVKIKKDILEILKENYSIPKYKIEAIKATPNKTPSRGRIFENNRMLSSKINTGIKRHLKNTFKFEDIIYSYFSSTITTKQDRDPNGGVINLKKTILENRVDEKKNVKKANFRLLTPRECFLLMGFEEDDFEKITDVAEKINRSHNKKNNYLGESVLYRQSGNSIVVNVLVSIFNKIAKIEEKIKNENR
- a CDS encoding DUF262 domain-containing protein, with amino-acid sequence MPKKLFKKFYNFLSDQENKELQMIESKIIIENEDIAVNISMEISKILESKMNRILESRQIYLDSFEKTSKTLFYEICRLYSEEKKESGISKNTAMPKVIYSTFNYLRNWRNDDGHPSEINVNRSFTDVIHLIKCFDLVLSFLIDFFDNEDFQKEPFNEDVLLKILNQRKHFIEEITDLNKEADTSSIKLGKIDISSFVLNPEINFFIPSYQRKYRWDEETCKELVTGIINKSKNIDDEYFGTIAITIEGNTKNSPIRIVRLIDGQQRVTTSLIIFRVIFDLWKEKQLNSYESEILEIPEDLKLTFLSEGHENKYKNVTGNELENKSIEFILNDNSTYSERINKINNFETIGKSQAAKNYFVIHDELSSLNQEELHLFYERYAYRFLISCVDFNKTPAEEMEIFETLNSKGTELESFDMIKNFLFNLINKNIFLEKEIEITEIFNEHMSFDDLKVDKATIRKVQETFLFSYCEYKLLNFKPIENNLSKNKKSILKHFKKIYEDKNNIDVNEFRKIVSEIGKYVALAKSFESKSYENNSNDVLFPLRYNIANIAHKDVLLLIIFYIVDVFAKNKWDSYSKTINYKDKAKLMKNTLFEFEKWIISLVQVWGPGQSLQKTILKLLRFMNFFDTSNLAIQEQIPNMVKKWLAMDEEDSFTFQNKEQKKLLLENINHKTPTMEQFKNSLITKKVQDKNIAMVLLKRLESSLINDWEIKREKNSLEHIMPKSIKGTKWIEYLKDQNSDITEKEINDKHDEYMDKIGNYLILDKNKENSKISNGEFDVKRKDFINWNNPLCTLIFGDTANKNLLTTERFGFVEIEERTKTISNLIVENIYYKK
- a CDS encoding MurR/RpiR family transcriptional regulator, producing MHSVLDQIASMCSETKKTTSWKISSELIKFYKNKQELPNLVTLANSCFVSPSMITKFSKNLGFNGYKELSVKMQIEIIDRSHKNISTIFDNSNSLFKENEINAINTIRDFQLIKEKFNSLINLIKNANKIYIFSTNYFSDVAKLMNIMLLSKGINVVYMNKLNSMISIFDNISKKDLCLFFIGGSGSDEIKFYFQQLYNKFQVENIFLFCTHSKIFKFNYPNNSIIIDTDFLSHNFFERTFSLSYIIMQIDLHLN
- the udk gene encoding uridine kinase, translated to MSKKVTIILIAGGTASGKTTVAHRLANEILKDKSVTHISMDNYYKDFSELTFDERKKINFDHPNSVDVEMLTNDLTALLDYQPIKVPIYDFKTSARTEEFITYKPSDVVILDGIFTLAIKDIRKFGDIKIFIKTEDDLRFIRRLQRDMIERDRTIESVIHQYLTEVKPMHDTFIGSSIEYADLIVPYKEGNEVAIDLVATKISSLLS
- a CDS encoding HAD hydrolase family protein, with protein sequence MFKINKDEIKVIITDMDGTLYSLDPNKKSEHKNHVNNIRWLKQAIKDGVYVVMNTGNLPFFMKWAVHELTGDIQEFNKYFISCTGNLIHDFQSNKTWIENVFNHKIMLEIITIIKKFDLVYDITSQKGDVIYYSNEDFKDLMRSIQKTGDANYNHQILTDEILNSIHDTPKITMKKINLAQKPEIIKIIEQTFSKYNIKATWWSVDGVDLVIGETNKYKGILNLLDIINQDTKQNLKPNNVIYFGDSHNDISVFENLKYSIAVKDAMPEILAKAYDVSCDSHDGALGHYLAKIYHK
- a CDS encoding DEAD/DEAH box helicase family protein, which encodes MKKKLLQDILLKENEIVQNENIQKLKNQSDRWILNQIQNDLGKEIEKFSSIEEKIQYINTILGNKNIFSNYKNQNLANCSINDELSINNLIVSFAKYIEDEFIYSSDVFMISPFISSFMVNKLRNWLSNNEELKVKIITTTFDGSSKFLSLETLVELKKDFRERIDIKIENSFKNNGSRIHMKAYCFLREGGFGNLYIGSNNFTRTGIMLGNEYSIKVSEFREKEIFSNFLSEFNKLWSNNLIDIENTEIINKLISAQIFIDEINRVKEKEQDSVLNNLDMKNNSIQLFPYQQEAINTIIRRENAGINKHLVVMATGTGKTLVVAKYFEHIYHQSNRPLKILFIAHQKEILDQGMETFEKVMPGFKKEVGEFYDQRATIADLKNTQYVFTTFQTCLLNLEELENYAYDLVIFDEVHHIEAASYKKVYDVFSKNCKTLIGLTATPERTEGIDIKKYFNHEYAYKMGLYEALLKDFLAPFDYYFIKDDTVDLTGIDLVKNEKVGKILSSTNRNEFVLENIKKMIGLNNRDTSTVLFCSSIDHAIKLKEYLCNNYLRCEVLTSENSKSEREKILSDFKNKKINYLCVRDIFNEGVDVPNIDRIMFLRPTNSLLIYLQQLGRGLRKTPDKKLQIYDFVNNVDLYVNKKYDPFLLFRAFSKDNNIRVSDLIKNELKVETLLPNGSNIYMEYLTRKDLINKIKKYESNKSFDNIISEFSKIDSFDNYEEMFLENETREDFSPFKIYSKGKSFIKGNEVFSLVLSRMAINNISNILDRWLEITEQENIDVEKIEDRLFIYNFCNNSKRDKELANEKNLKVIWKKVRKDNNFIKELQYLIKFKLKNEDLITIENIFSKPLNIFSLKNMYFTYDQINTVLLTESKEYFKRNTNVKGIYEVAKGDWVICASSLTKQTSFKHSNYFFENTGELSWESPDEWKFSNPEKINLSKNRYFVFYQSEETVNLFNDKIRKFIGTVQSIEKRESMQNNKTNKENKVLYKLKVS